One region of Triticum aestivum cultivar Chinese Spring chromosome 6B, IWGSC CS RefSeq v2.1, whole genome shotgun sequence genomic DNA includes:
- the LOC123135472 gene encoding disease resistance protein Pik-2 isoform X1, which yields MEATAVSVGKAVLDGALGYAKSKAAEEIALQLGVERDVDFIKDELQMMQSFLMTADEEQSQNKVLTTWVKQVGILAYKVEDSLMDFGLHSEKKPFLGCIPRNPMDRRRIAKEVKELRAKVEDVSNRNLRYRLIKESSGSKPTAAEEQAKIATEAMFGMNQARLTALDRGKSSEVNLQQLITSNDVDLRVIAVWGCSGDLGKTSAIQEVYDDPKVLETFGFCAWIRLMHPFNPQEFLRSLVRQFYENSHDDAGKAEQETSVGANVLAKMEKMDQSDLVRLFNAQLCSNSYLVVITDLSTIEEWHCIKKYFPDNKRQSRIIVSTQQDEIACLCTEKPYQMSKFRQLSYDQIIYLFHKKTSPEQISLIDNTDKAMVAAVEKEKLKVIHASCSAAEPISDSNKVTTSEKHTAVPAGEILEEDQKPNNADGDKICNSTARKKFDRSRTLALADEVLCGRETEKTNVINLVGQPEKNRGCKVVSVWGMGGLGKTTLVRSIYRSQELGVLKRAWATALRPFNPEVLLRDLALQLQNTIQEEPASATAIEARKKMLAGMKLEDLEEQVADVLKIEECLVVLDDVSTTFEWDLVKHCLGNARRIIVTTRKKDIAKHCSIEDKYICHLDGLKDDAALDLFMKKVFKDNFEVNYLAPAMMEQAKLILQKCAGLPLAISTIGGFLATKPKTANEWRKMSDGISIELEMNPELRTIRTVLMRSYYGLPYHLKSAFLYLSIFQEDQRIRWGRLMRRWIAEGYSRDMQGITAAGLCRRYFDELLDRSMILPGEGTDQYSQKISSCLLHDMIREICISKAREENLFLTLEEGCCLSDTQGAIRHLVIGSNWKRDKDVLESKLDLSHVRSLTVFGEWRSFFISDNMRFVRVLDLEDTLGFRNHHLDQIGQLRHLKYLSLRGCWSILCLPNSFRNLRHLETLDVRGTRISELPTIITELRKLQHLHADDYGDRIGVRGEDDIVHKYHKFRGHLFLRPQVLDAGLNRNDIFNLYRFQQEENLYGIILPKGIGKLKTLHALGAVDVSWRNGNAIVKEFRELTELRNLKVGGVSCRNINELWSAIAGYSQLKSLSVQIGGPDKRNALDGCLGEGLLPSNSLESLHLWGKLVNVTKWINTLQNLTKLVLRRSRLEQDDAIQALGFLPNLVVLRLRMDSFDGTQLHVKSSSFPSLIVLELQWLDNLQSALFEKDAMPKLELLQIGQCKNLNGFSGLPALGSLKEIRLGSYDLSETLKVSVQSRVAEHINHVRVNIV from the exons ATGGAGGCGACGGCGGTTAGCGTGGGCAAGGCCGTTCTCGACGGCGCGCTCGGCTACGCCAAGTCCAAGGCAGCCGAGGAAATCGCCCTGCAGCTTGGCGTCGAGCGTGATGTGGACTTCATCAAGGACGAGCTGCAGATGATGCAGTCGTTTCTGATGACGGCCGATGAGGAGCAAAGCCAGAACAAGGTGCTCACCACATGGGTGAAACAGGTGGGGATACTGGCCTACAAAGTGGAGGATAGCCTCATGGATTTTGGCCTTCACTCTGAGAAAAAACCATTCTTAGGGTGCATTCCCCGCAATCCAATGGATCGACGCCGCATCGCCAAGGAGGTGAAGGAGCTTAGGGCCAAGGTGGAGGACGTGAGCAACAGGAACCTGCGCTATCGCCTCATCAAGGAGAGCTCAGGCTCCAAGCCTACAGCGGCAGAGGAGCAGGCCAAAATTGCCACTGAAGCAATGTTTGGCATGAACCAAGCAAGGCTTACTGCCTTGGACCGTGGAAAATCATCAGAGGTGAACCTCCAACAGCTGATTACCAGCAACGATGTGGACCTTAGGGTGATCGCCGTGTGGGGCTGTAGTGGTGATCTTGGGAAGACGTCTGCCATCCAGGAGGTTTATGATGACCCGAAGGTATTGGAAACGTTTGGATTCTGTGCTTGGATTAGGTTGATGCATCCTTTCAATCCACAAGAGTTTCTCAGAAGCTTGGTAAGACAATTTTATGAAAATTCACATGATGATGCTGGAAAGGCGGAACAAGAAACAAGTGTCGGGGCTAATGTTCTGGCCAAGATGGAGAAGATGGATCAAAGTGATTTAGTTCGGCTGTTTAATGCGCAGCTGTGTAGCAATAGCTACCTTGTTGTCATTACCGACCTGTCCACAATAGAAGAGTGGCATTGCATTAAGAAGTACTTTCCTGACAACAAGAGACAAAGTAGAATCATCGTTTCCACTCAGCAAGATGAAATTGCATGCTTGTGCACAGAGAAACCGTATCAGATGTCCAAGTTCAGGCAGTTGTCATATGATCAAATTATTTATTTGTTCCACAAGAAG ACTTCACCGGAACAGATCAGTTTAATAGACAACACCGATAAAGCAATGGTTGCTGCTGTGGAGAAGGAGAAACTGAAG GTTATTCATGCATCATGTTCTGCTGCTGAGCCCATTTCTGACTCAAACAAAGTTACTACTAGTGAGAAACACACAGCAGTGCCCGCCGGTGAAATACTGGAGGAAGATCAAAAACCTAACAATGCAGATGGCGACAAAATTTGCAACTCAACTGCTAGAAAGAAGTTCGATCGCAGCAGGACACTGGCACTGGCTGATGAAGTGCTATGTGGGCGAGAAACTGAGAAAACTAATGTCATCAATTTAGTTGGCCAACCAGAAAAGAATCGAGGCTGTAAGGTGGTTTCTGTTTGGGGAATGGGTGGTCTTGGAAAAACCACCCTCGTCCGGAGCATCTACCGAAGCCAAGAGCTTGGTGTCTTGAAGCGTGCTTGGGCCACTGCATTGCGTCCTTTTAACCCTGAGGTACTCCTTAGAGATTTGGCTCTGCAGCTTCAGAATACTATTCAAGAAGAGCCTGCTAGTGCAACGGCAATTGAAGCACGAAAGAAAATGTTAGCCGGGATGAAACTTGAAGATTTGGAGGAGCAGGTAGCTGATGTACTAAAAATAGAAGAGTGCCTTGTTGTTCTTGATGATGTATCGACCACTTTTGAATGGGACTTGGTCAAACATTGTTTGGGCAATGCTAGAAGGATCATAGTCACCACAAGAAAAAAAGATATTGCCAAACATTGTTCAATAGAGGACAAGTACATCTGCCATCTTGATGGTCTGAAAGATGATGCTGCACTTGACCTCTTCATGAAGAAG GTATTCAAGGACAATTTTGAAGTAAATTATTTAGCCCCAGCTATGATGGAGCAAGCAAAGCTTATCCTGCAGAAATGTGCTGGACTGCCCCTTGCAATATCGACTATCGGTGGATTCCTTGCCACTAAGCCAAAAACTGCTAATGAATGGAGGAAGATGAGTGATGGCATTAGCATTGAATTGGAGATGAATCCTGAACTTAGGACAATAAGGACAGTTCTTATGAGGAGCTACTATGGTTTGCCATACCATCTCAAGTCTGCTTTCTTATACCTATCCATATTTCAAGAAGATCAGAGAATTAGGTGGGGTCGCTTGATGAGGCGGTGGATTGCAGAGGGTTACTCAAGGGATATGCAGGGCATAACTGCAGCTGGACTCTGTCGGAGGTACTTTGATGAGCTCTTGGATAGGAGTATGATCCTGCCAGGGGAAGGGACAGACCAATACAGTCAGAAAATCAGTTCTTGCCTACTCCATGATATGATCCGTGAAATATGCATCTCAAAGGCTAGGGAGGAAAACCTTTTTTTGACGCTGGAGGAAGGATGTTGTTTGAGTGACACGCAGGGTGCAATACGTCATCTTGTCATTGGCAGCAACTGGAAAAGGGATAAAGATGTGTTGGAGAGCAAGCTAGACTTGTCACACGTACGGTCATTGACCGTGTTTGGAGAGTGGAGATCGTTTTTCATTTCCGACAATATGAGGTTTGTGCGAGTGCTCGACTTAGAAGACACACTGGGGTTTAGAAATCATCATCTTGATCAAATCGGGCAGCTCCGTCACCTCAAGTACCTTTCTCTTCGAGGATGTTGGAGCATTTTATGTCTGCCTAATTCTTTCCGGAATTTGAGGCACCTCGAAACACTGGATGTTAGAGGTACACGCATATCTGAGTTGCCAACAATAATCACTGAGCTTCGGAAGCTACAACACCTTCATGCAGATGATTATGGGGATCGTATTGGTGTTAGGGGAGAGGATGACATAGTTCATAAGTATCACAAGTTTAGAGGTCATCTTTTCTTGAGACCACAAGTTTTAGATGCTGGTTTGAACAGGAATGATATATTCAATCTATACCGCTTCCAGCAGGAGGAGAACCTATATGGCATTATTCTTCCTAAAGGGATTGGTAAATTGAAGACCCTTCATGCACTAGGTGCTGTTGATGTTTCTTGGAGAAATGGAAATGCCATTGTAAAAGAGTTCCGAGAGCTTACTGAGCTACGTAACCTTAAAGTGGGTGGTGTGAGCTGCAGAAACATCAATGAGTTATGGTCTGCCATTGCTGGCTATAGTCAACTTAAATCTCTGTCAGTTCAAATAGGTGGCCCGGACAAGAGGAATGCGTTAGATGGCTGTTTGGGTGAGGGTTTGTTACCATCAAACAGCCTTGAGAGCCTCCATCTGTGGGGTAAGCTTGTCAATGTAACAAAGTGGATCAATACGCTTCAGAATCTCACCAAGTTGGTGCTAAGGCGGAGCAGATTGGAGCAAGATGACGCCATACAAGCCCTTGGATTTCTACCGAATCTTGTAGTTCTACGACTGAGGATGGATTCGTTCGATGGGACACAGCTCCATGTCAAGAGCTCATCTTTCCCGAGTCTCATAGTGCTGGAGTTGCAATGGTTAGACAACCTCCAGTCGGCGCTGTTTGAAAAAGACGCAATGCCTAAGCTCGAGTTGCTACAAATTGGTCAGTGCAAAAATCTGAATGGATTCTCCGGGCTGCCAGCCCTCGGAAGCCTCAAGGAGATTCGGTTGGGTAGTTATGATCTCAGTGAAACATTGAAGGTATCGGTGCAGAGTCGGGTAGCGGAGCATATAAATCACGTCAGAGTGAATATTGTTTGA
- the LOC123135472 gene encoding disease resistance protein Pik-2 isoform X2, protein MEATAVSVGKAVLDGALGYAKSKAAEEIALQLGVERDVDFIKDELQMMQSFLMTADEEQSQNKVLTTWVKQVGILAYKVEDSLMDFGLHSEKKPFLGCIPRNPMDRRRIAKEVKELRAKVEDVSNRNLRYRLIKESSGSKPTAAEEQAKIATEAMFGMNQARLTALDRGKSSEVNLQQLITSNDVDLRVIAVWGCSGDLGKTSAIQEVYDDPKVLETFGFCAWIRLMHPFNPQEFLRSLVRQFYENSHDDAGKAEQETSVGANVLAKMEKMDQSDLVRLFNAQLCSNSYLVVITDLSTIEEWHCIKKYFPDNKRQSRIIVSTQQDEIACLCTEKPYQMSKFRQLSYDQIIYLFHKKTSPEQISLIDNTDKAMVAAVEKEKLKVIHASCSAAEPISDSNKVTTSEKHTAVPAGEILEEDQKPNNADGDKICNSTARKKFDRSRTLALADEVLCGRETEKTNVINLVGQPEKNRGCKVVSVWGMGGLGKTTLVRSIYRSQELGVLKRAWATALRPFNPEVLLRDLALQLQNTIQEEPASATAIEARKKMLAGMKLEDLEEQVADVLKIEECLVVLDDVSTTFEWDLVKHCLGNARRIIVTTRKKDIAKHCSIEDKYICHLDGLKDDAALDLFMKKVFKDNFEVNYLAPAMMEQAKLILQKCAGLPLAISTIGGFLATKPKTANEWRKMSDGISIELEMNPELRTIRTVLMRSYYGLPYHLKSAFLYLSIFQEDQRIRWGRLMRRWIAEGYSRDMQGITAAGLCRRYFDELLDRSMILPGEGTDQYSQKISSCLLHDMIREICISKAREENLFLTLEEGCCLSDTQGAIRHLVIGSNWKRDKDVLESKLDLSHVRSLTVFGEWRSFFISDNMRFVRVLDLEDTLGFRNHHLDQIGQLRHLKYLSLRGCWSILCLPNSFRNLRHLETLDVRGTRISELPTIITELRKLQHLHADDYGDRIGVRGEDDIVHKYHKFRGHLFLRPQVLDAGLNRNDIFNLYRFQQEENLYGIILPKGIGKLKTLHALGAVDVSWRNGNAIVKEFRELTELRNLKVGGVSCRNINELWSAIAGYSQLKSLSVQIGGPDKRNALDGCLGEGLLPSNSLESLHLWGKLVNVTKWINTLQNLTKLVLRRSRLEQDDAIQALGFLPNLVVLRLRMDSFDGTQLHVKSSSFPSLIVLELQWLDNLQSALFEKDAMPKLELLQIGQCKNLNGFGWVVMISVKH, encoded by the exons ATGGAGGCGACGGCGGTTAGCGTGGGCAAGGCCGTTCTCGACGGCGCGCTCGGCTACGCCAAGTCCAAGGCAGCCGAGGAAATCGCCCTGCAGCTTGGCGTCGAGCGTGATGTGGACTTCATCAAGGACGAGCTGCAGATGATGCAGTCGTTTCTGATGACGGCCGATGAGGAGCAAAGCCAGAACAAGGTGCTCACCACATGGGTGAAACAGGTGGGGATACTGGCCTACAAAGTGGAGGATAGCCTCATGGATTTTGGCCTTCACTCTGAGAAAAAACCATTCTTAGGGTGCATTCCCCGCAATCCAATGGATCGACGCCGCATCGCCAAGGAGGTGAAGGAGCTTAGGGCCAAGGTGGAGGACGTGAGCAACAGGAACCTGCGCTATCGCCTCATCAAGGAGAGCTCAGGCTCCAAGCCTACAGCGGCAGAGGAGCAGGCCAAAATTGCCACTGAAGCAATGTTTGGCATGAACCAAGCAAGGCTTACTGCCTTGGACCGTGGAAAATCATCAGAGGTGAACCTCCAACAGCTGATTACCAGCAACGATGTGGACCTTAGGGTGATCGCCGTGTGGGGCTGTAGTGGTGATCTTGGGAAGACGTCTGCCATCCAGGAGGTTTATGATGACCCGAAGGTATTGGAAACGTTTGGATTCTGTGCTTGGATTAGGTTGATGCATCCTTTCAATCCACAAGAGTTTCTCAGAAGCTTGGTAAGACAATTTTATGAAAATTCACATGATGATGCTGGAAAGGCGGAACAAGAAACAAGTGTCGGGGCTAATGTTCTGGCCAAGATGGAGAAGATGGATCAAAGTGATTTAGTTCGGCTGTTTAATGCGCAGCTGTGTAGCAATAGCTACCTTGTTGTCATTACCGACCTGTCCACAATAGAAGAGTGGCATTGCATTAAGAAGTACTTTCCTGACAACAAGAGACAAAGTAGAATCATCGTTTCCACTCAGCAAGATGAAATTGCATGCTTGTGCACAGAGAAACCGTATCAGATGTCCAAGTTCAGGCAGTTGTCATATGATCAAATTATTTATTTGTTCCACAAGAAG ACTTCACCGGAACAGATCAGTTTAATAGACAACACCGATAAAGCAATGGTTGCTGCTGTGGAGAAGGAGAAACTGAAG GTTATTCATGCATCATGTTCTGCTGCTGAGCCCATTTCTGACTCAAACAAAGTTACTACTAGTGAGAAACACACAGCAGTGCCCGCCGGTGAAATACTGGAGGAAGATCAAAAACCTAACAATGCAGATGGCGACAAAATTTGCAACTCAACTGCTAGAAAGAAGTTCGATCGCAGCAGGACACTGGCACTGGCTGATGAAGTGCTATGTGGGCGAGAAACTGAGAAAACTAATGTCATCAATTTAGTTGGCCAACCAGAAAAGAATCGAGGCTGTAAGGTGGTTTCTGTTTGGGGAATGGGTGGTCTTGGAAAAACCACCCTCGTCCGGAGCATCTACCGAAGCCAAGAGCTTGGTGTCTTGAAGCGTGCTTGGGCCACTGCATTGCGTCCTTTTAACCCTGAGGTACTCCTTAGAGATTTGGCTCTGCAGCTTCAGAATACTATTCAAGAAGAGCCTGCTAGTGCAACGGCAATTGAAGCACGAAAGAAAATGTTAGCCGGGATGAAACTTGAAGATTTGGAGGAGCAGGTAGCTGATGTACTAAAAATAGAAGAGTGCCTTGTTGTTCTTGATGATGTATCGACCACTTTTGAATGGGACTTGGTCAAACATTGTTTGGGCAATGCTAGAAGGATCATAGTCACCACAAGAAAAAAAGATATTGCCAAACATTGTTCAATAGAGGACAAGTACATCTGCCATCTTGATGGTCTGAAAGATGATGCTGCACTTGACCTCTTCATGAAGAAG GTATTCAAGGACAATTTTGAAGTAAATTATTTAGCCCCAGCTATGATGGAGCAAGCAAAGCTTATCCTGCAGAAATGTGCTGGACTGCCCCTTGCAATATCGACTATCGGTGGATTCCTTGCCACTAAGCCAAAAACTGCTAATGAATGGAGGAAGATGAGTGATGGCATTAGCATTGAATTGGAGATGAATCCTGAACTTAGGACAATAAGGACAGTTCTTATGAGGAGCTACTATGGTTTGCCATACCATCTCAAGTCTGCTTTCTTATACCTATCCATATTTCAAGAAGATCAGAGAATTAGGTGGGGTCGCTTGATGAGGCGGTGGATTGCAGAGGGTTACTCAAGGGATATGCAGGGCATAACTGCAGCTGGACTCTGTCGGAGGTACTTTGATGAGCTCTTGGATAGGAGTATGATCCTGCCAGGGGAAGGGACAGACCAATACAGTCAGAAAATCAGTTCTTGCCTACTCCATGATATGATCCGTGAAATATGCATCTCAAAGGCTAGGGAGGAAAACCTTTTTTTGACGCTGGAGGAAGGATGTTGTTTGAGTGACACGCAGGGTGCAATACGTCATCTTGTCATTGGCAGCAACTGGAAAAGGGATAAAGATGTGTTGGAGAGCAAGCTAGACTTGTCACACGTACGGTCATTGACCGTGTTTGGAGAGTGGAGATCGTTTTTCATTTCCGACAATATGAGGTTTGTGCGAGTGCTCGACTTAGAAGACACACTGGGGTTTAGAAATCATCATCTTGATCAAATCGGGCAGCTCCGTCACCTCAAGTACCTTTCTCTTCGAGGATGTTGGAGCATTTTATGTCTGCCTAATTCTTTCCGGAATTTGAGGCACCTCGAAACACTGGATGTTAGAGGTACACGCATATCTGAGTTGCCAACAATAATCACTGAGCTTCGGAAGCTACAACACCTTCATGCAGATGATTATGGGGATCGTATTGGTGTTAGGGGAGAGGATGACATAGTTCATAAGTATCACAAGTTTAGAGGTCATCTTTTCTTGAGACCACAAGTTTTAGATGCTGGTTTGAACAGGAATGATATATTCAATCTATACCGCTTCCAGCAGGAGGAGAACCTATATGGCATTATTCTTCCTAAAGGGATTGGTAAATTGAAGACCCTTCATGCACTAGGTGCTGTTGATGTTTCTTGGAGAAATGGAAATGCCATTGTAAAAGAGTTCCGAGAGCTTACTGAGCTACGTAACCTTAAAGTGGGTGGTGTGAGCTGCAGAAACATCAATGAGTTATGGTCTGCCATTGCTGGCTATAGTCAACTTAAATCTCTGTCAGTTCAAATAGGTGGCCCGGACAAGAGGAATGCGTTAGATGGCTGTTTGGGTGAGGGTTTGTTACCATCAAACAGCCTTGAGAGCCTCCATCTGTGGGGTAAGCTTGTCAATGTAACAAAGTGGATCAATACGCTTCAGAATCTCACCAAGTTGGTGCTAAGGCGGAGCAGATTGGAGCAAGATGACGCCATACAAGCCCTTGGATTTCTACCGAATCTTGTAGTTCTACGACTGAGGATGGATTCGTTCGATGGGACACAGCTCCATGTCAAGAGCTCATCTTTCCCGAGTCTCATAGTGCTGGAGTTGCAATGGTTAGACAACCTCCAGTCGGCGCTGTTTGAAAAAGACGCAATGCCTAAGCTCGAGTTGCTACAAATTGGTCAGTGCAAAAATCTGAATGG ATTCGGTTGGGTAGTTATGATCTCAGTGAAACATTGA